From the Spiribacter sp. 2438 genome, one window contains:
- a CDS encoding RNA methyltransferase has product MADGPVTGQACRVVLVGTSHSGNIGAAARAMKTMGLTGLDLVAPECEVDEQALAMAAGARDVVESAVIHETLAGALAESDLVLGLTARERRDGVPALGPAEAATLIAAQPGGQVSVLFGRERTGLTNDELAFCHRLVHLPANPEYPSLNIAAAVQVMSYEIRCKRLGEPGGTTGSSSGEVIATGAHLEGLHTDLARLVERTGYSANQPREVLNRRLRNFINRSRPTRDEVNLLRGILKRIKH; this is encoded by the coding sequence GTGGCAGACGGGCCCGTGACGGGACAGGCGTGTCGGGTGGTGCTGGTGGGAACCAGTCACTCCGGTAATATCGGGGCGGCGGCACGGGCGATGAAAACCATGGGACTGACCGGGCTCGACCTGGTGGCGCCGGAGTGCGAGGTTGACGAACAGGCCCTCGCCATGGCGGCGGGCGCCCGGGACGTGGTGGAGTCGGCGGTGATTCATGAAACCCTCGCGGGGGCCCTTGCGGAGAGCGATCTGGTGCTGGGGCTGACCGCCAGAGAGCGCCGGGATGGGGTTCCCGCCCTGGGTCCGGCCGAGGCGGCGACCCTGATCGCCGCCCAGCCCGGCGGCCAGGTGAGTGTCCTGTTCGGGCGGGAGCGCACCGGGCTGACCAACGACGAGCTCGCCTTTTGCCATCGGCTGGTGCATCTGCCGGCCAACCCGGAGTATCCGTCGCTCAACATTGCCGCCGCCGTGCAGGTCATGAGCTATGAGATTCGCTGCAAGCGCCTTGGCGAGCCGGGAGGCACCACCGGCTCTTCATCCGGGGAAGTGATCGCCACCGGGGCGCACCTGGAGGGCCTGCATACCGATCTGGCGCGGCTGGTGGAGCGCACGGGCTACTCCGCCAATCAGCCCCGGGAAGTGCTCAACCGGCGGCTTAGAAATTTCATCAACCGATCCCGCCCCACCCGGGATGAAGTCAATCTGCTCCGGGGTATCCTCAAGCGCATCAAGCACTGA
- a CDS encoding cysteine desulfurase family protein, protein MDPTRIYMDHAATTPLDPRVAARMESVRGTTGLVANPSSSHPAGMAASAAVAVARDEVLAAVHAPGYHLLWTSGATEADNLAILGVARATRRREPARDRILVAATEHSAVLASADAAREMGFEVQRLAVGVDGQLDMEGLAGAIDQRVALVSVAHVNSETGVIQPLEAIASAVHEAGGRFHVDAAQGAGRLPLDLSAMGADLVSLSAHKFYGPKGIGALCYHPDVRIEPLFHGGAQQQGLRPGTLPADLIAGMGAALALADDESERRRLLELRRRLRDQLVALGGVVINGRDDGSPHILNVSFAGAHGAVLRDGLRDCQVSFGSACSDGGASPVLRAMGRPDALAHAAVRFSPGRYTRVEEVDALACHVASVVRQARAVSPVWRELLEGRPVAEVYEATTPLDVA, encoded by the coding sequence ATGGACCCGACGCGAATCTACATGGATCACGCGGCGACCACGCCGCTGGATCCCCGGGTGGCAGCGCGCATGGAAAGTGTCCGGGGGACCACCGGGCTGGTGGCCAATCCTTCCAGCTCGCACCCCGCGGGCATGGCGGCCTCGGCCGCGGTGGCGGTGGCCCGGGATGAGGTCCTGGCAGCCGTCCATGCCCCTGGGTATCACTTGCTCTGGACCAGCGGCGCCACCGAGGCGGACAACCTCGCCATCCTCGGCGTTGCCCGGGCGACGCGCCGGCGGGAGCCGGCCCGGGACCGGATCCTGGTGGCGGCCACTGAGCACTCAGCGGTGCTGGCGTCAGCTGACGCGGCCCGGGAGATGGGTTTTGAGGTTCAGCGGCTGGCGGTGGGCGTCGACGGACAGCTGGATATGGAGGGCCTGGCCGGAGCGATCGATCAGCGGGTGGCGCTGGTATCCGTTGCCCATGTCAACAGCGAAACCGGCGTTATCCAGCCGCTGGAGGCCATTGCGTCGGCGGTGCACGAGGCGGGCGGGCGTTTTCACGTGGACGCGGCCCAGGGAGCGGGCCGTCTGCCGCTTGATCTGAGCGCCATGGGCGCCGATCTGGTGTCATTGTCCGCCCACAAGTTCTACGGACCCAAGGGCATTGGCGCGCTCTGTTATCACCCGGATGTGCGCATTGAGCCGCTTTTTCATGGTGGCGCGCAGCAGCAGGGGCTCAGGCCCGGGACGCTGCCGGCGGACCTGATTGCCGGCATGGGCGCGGCGCTGGCGCTGGCCGATGACGAATCCGAGCGGCGTCGGCTTCTGGAGCTGCGCCGGCGACTCCGGGATCAACTGGTGGCCCTGGGGGGCGTGGTCATCAATGGGCGCGACGACGGCTCGCCTCATATCCTCAATGTCTCGTTCGCTGGGGCTCATGGAGCCGTGCTGCGGGACGGGTTGAGGGATTGTCAGGTGAGCTTCGGGTCCGCCTGCAGTGATGGCGGTGCGTCGCCGGTTCTGCGAGCCATGGGACGGCCGGATGCACTGGCTCATGCCGCGGTGCGCTTCAGTCCGGGTCGCTACACCCGGGTGGAAGAAGTCGACGCGCTGGCTTGCCATGTCGCCAGCGTCGTGCGTCAGGCGCGGGCCGTCTCCCCGGTTTGGAGAGAACTCCTTGAGGGCCGTCCGGTGGCCGAGGTTTACGAGGCAACAACCCCGCTGGACGTGGCTTGA
- a CDS encoding inositol monophosphatase family protein, whose protein sequence is MNPMVNIAVRAARSAGNIIVRHMDRLDRIVVEQKGENDFVSEVDRMAEAEIRAILRQAYPDHAIVGEEEGGSEDAEYVWLVDPLDGTTNFLRGFPQFAVSIALKHKGALEAGVIYDPVLQELWTAKRGGGCTFEGRKMRIKPRPGLDNALIGTGFPLRLREYHSAYLGMFGDVFARAGDLRRAGAAALDLAYVACGRLDGFWEIGLKPWDMGAGALMIREAGGIVGDFAGGDRYLETGNIVAGSPRLFADLVRTIGPHRVDGIRA, encoded by the coding sequence ATGAACCCCATGGTTAACATCGCCGTGCGCGCCGCCCGCAGCGCCGGCAACATCATCGTTCGCCACATGGACCGACTGGATCGGATTGTAGTGGAGCAGAAGGGCGAAAATGATTTCGTCAGCGAAGTGGACCGGATGGCCGAGGCTGAAATTCGCGCCATCCTCCGGCAGGCCTACCCCGACCACGCTATTGTCGGCGAAGAGGAAGGGGGCAGCGAGGACGCCGAGTATGTCTGGCTGGTGGATCCGCTGGACGGCACCACCAACTTCCTGCGCGGATTCCCGCAGTTTGCGGTCTCCATCGCGCTCAAACACAAGGGCGCCCTCGAAGCCGGCGTTATCTATGATCCGGTGCTCCAGGAGCTCTGGACCGCCAAGCGCGGCGGCGGCTGTACCTTTGAAGGCCGGAAGATGCGCATCAAGCCTCGGCCGGGTCTGGACAACGCCCTCATTGGCACCGGCTTTCCGCTGCGCCTGCGCGAATATCACAGCGCCTATCTGGGCATGTTCGGGGACGTATTTGCCCGGGCCGGGGACCTGCGTCGGGCCGGTGCCGCCGCCCTGGACCTCGCCTATGTGGCCTGCGGGCGGCTGGACGGCTTCTGGGAGATCGGCCTCAAGCCCTGGGACATGGGGGCCGGCGCGCTGATGATCCGTGAAGCCGGCGGCATTGTCGGCGATTTCGCCGGTGGCGACCGCTATCTGGAGACCGGCAACATCGTCGCGGGCAGCCCCCGGCTGTTCGCCGACCTGGTTCGCACCATCGGACCCCACCGCGTGGATGGCATCCGCGCCTGA
- the cysE gene encoding serine O-acetyltransferase, with the protein MMQRLREDVRCVFDRDPAARHYFEVLTTYPGVHALLLHRLNHWLWRHHLRWLSRFLSLIARLLTGIEIHPGARIGRRFFIDHGLGVVIGETAEVGDDCTLYQGVTLGGTSWEGGKRHPTLGDNVVVGAGAKVLGPISVGEGARIGSNAVVVKDVPDNATMVGIPARVARLGSEPSSLSETDQRRAETARRIGFDAYGATHDMPDPVANAINSILDHVHHTDARLQEMCTALRELGAEVNDTRIPDIDRCGMEEDPATDRASSGDPK; encoded by the coding sequence ATGATGCAACGTCTCCGAGAAGATGTCCGGTGCGTGTTTGACCGCGATCCCGCGGCCAGGCATTACTTCGAGGTGCTCACCACCTATCCGGGTGTGCACGCGCTGCTTCTGCACCGGTTGAACCACTGGCTCTGGCGCCACCACCTGCGCTGGCTGAGCCGGTTCCTGTCCCTGATTGCCCGGCTACTGACGGGTATCGAGATCCATCCGGGAGCCCGCATCGGGCGGCGGTTTTTCATTGACCATGGCCTTGGCGTCGTCATCGGCGAAACCGCCGAAGTGGGGGATGACTGCACCCTGTACCAGGGGGTTACGTTGGGCGGGACGTCCTGGGAGGGTGGCAAACGCCACCCGACGCTAGGCGATAACGTGGTAGTCGGCGCCGGCGCCAAAGTGCTTGGCCCGATCAGCGTCGGCGAAGGGGCCCGGATCGGCTCCAATGCCGTGGTGGTCAAGGATGTGCCCGACAATGCGACCATGGTTGGTATTCCGGCGCGGGTGGCCCGGCTGGGTTCGGAGCCGTCATCGCTGTCCGAAACCGACCAGCGGCGGGCGGAAACGGCCCGACGGATCGGCTTCGATGCCTACGGGGCGACCCATGACATGCCGGATCCGGTAGCCAATGCCATCAACTCGATCCTTGACCATGTCCACCATACCGACGCCCGGCTGCAGGAAATGTGCACCGCACTTCGCGAGCTGGGAGCCGAAGTCAATGACACCCGCATTCCGGATATCGATCGCTGTGGCATGGAGGAGGATCCGGCCACCGATCGGGCGTCGTCCGGCGACCCGAAATAG
- the secF gene encoding protein translocase subunit SecF, which yields MAHRRLAALVTAFLLVGAIALIVFRGLNPGLDFTGGTLVEVGYPEAVELESVRQTLTEAGFEGAVVQTFGTPRDILIRMPPDEGTGDELSNAVLDALQAARPDAELRRVEFVGPQVGEELTEQGGLALLYALAGILIYVAFRFEYRFAIGSVSAVVHDVVVTVGLFVATGLTFDLTVLAALLAVIGYSLNDTIVVFDRIRENFVRMRKGTAEEVTNRSINQMLPRTLVTSLTTLLVLLALLFFGGELIRGFAVTLIIGVLVGTYSSIYVASSAALALGVSKEDLIPPPKEGEDADESQETPLR from the coding sequence ATGGCCCACCGGCGGCTGGCAGCGCTGGTCACCGCCTTTCTGCTGGTGGGGGCTATCGCCCTGATCGTGTTCCGGGGCCTGAACCCCGGGCTGGATTTCACCGGCGGCACGCTGGTGGAGGTTGGTTACCCCGAAGCGGTGGAGCTGGAGTCGGTGCGGCAGACCCTGACCGAAGCCGGTTTCGAGGGAGCGGTGGTGCAGACTTTCGGCACGCCGCGGGACATCCTGATTCGAATGCCGCCGGATGAAGGCACCGGCGATGAACTCAGTAACGCGGTGCTGGATGCCCTGCAGGCGGCACGCCCGGATGCGGAGCTGCGTCGGGTGGAGTTCGTTGGGCCCCAAGTGGGTGAGGAACTGACTGAGCAGGGCGGGCTGGCGTTGCTGTACGCGTTGGCCGGGATTCTGATCTATGTGGCGTTCCGCTTTGAATACCGATTTGCCATCGGTTCGGTGTCCGCCGTGGTCCATGACGTGGTGGTCACGGTCGGTCTGTTCGTGGCCACGGGGCTGACTTTCGACCTCACGGTCCTGGCGGCGCTGCTGGCCGTCATCGGCTACTCCCTTAACGACACCATCGTGGTCTTCGACCGAATCCGGGAAAACTTCGTGCGCATGCGCAAGGGCACCGCCGAAGAGGTGACCAATCGGTCCATCAATCAGATGTTGCCCCGGACGCTGGTGACCAGTCTGACCACCTTGCTGGTGCTGCTGGCGCTGCTGTTCTTCGGCGGCGAGTTGATCCGTGGTTTCGCGGTGACCCTGATCATCGGCGTGCTGGTGGGCACCTATTCATCCATCTACGTGGCGAGTTCCGCCGCCCTGGCGCTGGGCGTCAGCAAGGAAGACCTCATCCCGCCGCCGAAAGAGGGCGAGGACGCCGACGAAAGTCAGGAGACCCCGCTACGCTGA